From the genome of Delphinus delphis chromosome 8, mDelDel1.2, whole genome shotgun sequence, one region includes:
- the CBLIF gene encoding cobalamin binding intrinsic factor, with protein sequence MTRVTLQLLTLLWAMTGISTQTRSSCSVPLAEQPLVNGIQVLMESSVVNSAFPNPSILIAMNLAGAYNLEAQKNLTFKLMDSDTADLTVGQLALTIMALTSSCHDPGKKVSILQRQMENWEPSSLNIPASSFYGPSLAILALCQKHPATTLPIAARFAKSLRANSSPFDVDTGAVVTLALTCMYNKIPIGSEEGYRALFSQVLKNTVENISMSILDNGIIGNIYSTGLAMQALSVTPEPPKKEWNCQQTTDSVLDEMKEGKFHNPMSIAQILPSLKGKTYLDVPHVSCSPGHEVQPTLPSHPSRVPTSASNITVKYTINNQLRGVELLFNETINVSVKEGSVLLVVLEEAQRKNPTFKFETTMTSWGLVVSSINNIAENVTHKTYWQFLSGKTPLNEGVADYIPFNCEHITANFTQY encoded by the exons ATGACCCGGGTCACCCTCCAACTCCTGACCCTTCTCTGGGCTATGACTGGGATCAGCACCCAGACCCGAAGCTCATGCT CTGTTCCCTTAGCAGAGCAGCCCTTGGTTAATGGCATCCAAGTGCTCATGGAGAGCTCCGTGGTCAACTCTGCCTTCCCAAACCCCAGCATCCTTATTGCCATGAACCTGGCCGGAGCCTACAACTTGGAGGCCCAGAAGAACCTGACTTTCAAGCTCATGGACAGTGACACAGCTG ACCTTACCGTTGGTCAGCTTGCCCTCACCATTATggccctcacctcctcctgccACGACCCTGGGAAAAAAGTATCGATTCTACAGAGAcaaatggagaactgggaaccttccA GCCTCAATATCCCTGCTTCATCCTTCTATGGGCCCAGCCTGGCGATCTTGGCGCTGTGCCAGAAACACCCGGCGACGACCTTACCCATAGCAGCCCGCTTTGCCAAGAGCCTGCGGGCCAATTCCTCTCCCTTCGACGTGG ACACAGGAGCAGTGGTGACCTTGGCTCTGACCTGTATGTACAACAAGATCCCCATAGGTTCAGAGGAAGGTTACAGAGCCCTGTTCAGCCAGGTACTAAAGAACACTGTGGAGAATATCAGCATGAGCATCCTAGACAACGGCATCATCGGAAACATCTACAGCACTGGCCTTGCCATGCAG gCTCTCTCCGTGACACCTGAACCACCTAAGAAGGAGTGGAACTGCCAGCAGACCACGGATTCTGTACTGGATGAGATGAAGGAGGGGAAATTCCACAACCCCATGTCCATTGCCCAAATCCTCCCTTCCCTAAAAGGCAAGACATACCTAGATGTGCCCCACGTGTCTTGCAGCCCTG GTCATGAGGTGCAACCAACTCTGCCCAGCCATCCTAGCCGTGTTCCCACCTCAGCATCCAATATCACCGTCAAGTACACCATAAATAACCAACTGAGGGGTGTGGAGCTTCTCTTCAATGAGACCATCAACGTTAGTGTAAAAGAAGGATCAGTGCTACTTGTTGTCCTAGAGGAAGCACAGCGCAAAAACCCCACATTCAA ATTTGAAACCACAATGACATCCTGGGGACTTGTGGTCTCTTCTATTAACAATATCGCCGAAAATGTTACTCACAAGACGTATTGGCAGTTCCTGAGCGGCAAAACACCTTTAAATGAag
- the TCN1 gene encoding transcobalamin-1, which translates to MSSPFLYTVGEMRPSHQLCLLGLLLFSLIPSQLCQICEVSRGNCSYLNPLVNTMVHANYTKGIQSANILLTFRLVQIQNQRLEQQLTQQIQEDIKKREPEITSGELALAILALGACKNSSEVFIPDAYLVSKLGEKFKAEIENMETHSDNPLTNYYQLSLALLALCLSSGSYSTTNVIPYFTPENKNYYLGGQFSVDTGAMAVLALTCVKRRIEKEEIEADIKDLHKTNVYITSLVNKILSAENDGLFGNIFSTGEAMQALFVSSNYYKKKRNCQETLHTVLHDILQGAFHLPIAAAQILPALMGKTYLDVNKNSSCTCSPDKFNISTDEPVPVTPTISPSNISVNYSVQINEIFNSTKVTVRKGSVFLDVMVAAEKQNKAAFCFKTEDSPWGPYITTVQNISANNNDRTYWQLLSNGQPLSQGPGSYVVKNGEYLEVRWSTY; encoded by the exons ATGTCCTCACCATTCCTGTACACTGTTGGAGAGATGAGACCATCACACCAGCTGTGCCTACTGGGgttgctattgttttctcttaTTCCAAGTCAACTATGCCAGATCTGTG AGGTAAGCAGAGGAAACTGCTCCTATCTAAATCCTCTAGTAAACACAATGGTACATGCAAACTATACCAAAGGAATCCAAAGTGCCAACATCCTGTTGACCTTCAGACTTGTTCAGATTCAGAACCAAAGGCTAGAACAACAGCTGACTCAACAAATTCAAGAGGATATAAAAAAAAGAG AGCCAGAGATAACCTCAGGAGAGCTGGCCTTGGCTATCCTGGCTTTGGGAGCGTGTAAAAACTCTAGTGAAGTGTTTATACCTGATGCTTATCTGGTTAGCAAACTAGGAGAGAAATTCAAAGCAGAAATTGAGAATATGG aAACACACAGTGACAATCCGCTGACCAACTATTACCAGCTCAGCCTGGCCCTCCTGGCCTTGTGTCTGTCCAGTGGGAGCTACTCAACCACCAACGTTATTCCTTACTTCACtcctgaaaataaaaactattatttgGGCGGCCAGTTCTCAGTAG ATACTGGAGCAATGGCTGTTCTTGCTCTAACCTGTGTGAAGAGGAGAATAGAAAAGGAGGAGATTGAAGCAGATATAAAGGATTTACACAAAACCAATGTTTATATAACATCCCTGGTAAATAAGATTCTGTCTGCAGAAAATGATGGTCTCTTTGGAAACATATTTAGCACAGGAGAAGCTATGCAG GCTCTGTTTGTCTCATCAAACTATTACAAAAAGAAACGGAATTGCCAAGAAACTCTGCACACAGTACTTCACGACATCCTTCAGGGAGCATTCCATCTGCCAATTGCTGCAGCCCAGATCTTACCTGCCCTGATGGGAAAGACCTACTTGGATGTCAACAAAAACTCTTCTTGTACCTGCAGTCCAG ATAAATTCAACATCTCCACAGATGAGCCTGTACCTGTGACACCTACTATCTCACCCTCCAATATTTCAGTCAATTACTCTGtgcaaatcaatgaaattttCAATTCCACCAAAGTCACCGTGAGAAAGGGTTCTGTCTTCCTCGATGTGATGGTGGCAGCTGAGAAACAAAATAAGGCTGCATTTTG TTTCAAAACGGAGGACAGCCCATGGGGGCCCTACATCACCACTGTTCAGAACATAAGCGCCAACAATAATGACAGAACCTACTGGCAACTTCTGAGCAATGGCCAACCGCTGAGCCAAG gaCCTGGGAGTTATGTTGTCAAAAATGGAGAATATTTGGAGGTTCGTTGGAGCACATACTAA